Proteins encoded within one genomic window of Methanosarcina barkeri str. Wiesmoor:
- a CDS encoding MerR family transcriptional regulator: MSVDQIPIGKFSFMTRLSQKALRLYDRKGLLVPEAKDPFTGYRYYTVSQLEQGMKIKTLCFLGFSLEEISLFLDAESKGDFEYIGTGFRKRLEQTRLEIGQLQRIEGILQGACKHNGKVMELFKMSITEPVIKEIPEMRVISKREKGTFVATIGKLIGEICTSVGSPENQRNRVKVTGPVMFLCHDEEYKEIGADIEIALPVSGRISVEDPKMEVKTLPAIRAISVVYRGPYPGVEAGYNQIFSYARENNLETLSPDRELYFNSPEEVPEEELMTEIQVPIREK, from the coding sequence ATGTCAGTAGATCAAATTCCAATCGGTAAGTTTTCTTTCATGACTCGCCTCTCACAAAAAGCACTCCGTCTCTATGACCGGAAAGGGCTGCTTGTTCCGGAAGCAAAGGACCCTTTTACGGGATACAGGTACTATACCGTTTCCCAGCTGGAACAGGGAATGAAAATTAAAACTCTATGCTTCCTCGGATTTTCCTTGGAAGAAATTTCCCTGTTTCTGGATGCGGAAAGCAAAGGAGACTTCGAGTACATAGGAACAGGCTTCAGGAAGAGACTTGAGCAAACTCGACTGGAAATAGGACAGCTGCAAAGGATCGAAGGGATCTTGCAGGGCGCCTGCAAACACAATGGAAAAGTTATGGAGTTATTCAAAATGTCTATTACAGAACCCGTTATAAAGGAAATACCCGAGATGCGAGTAATAAGCAAGCGTGAAAAAGGAACTTTTGTGGCAACTATTGGAAAACTTATAGGTGAAATCTGCACAAGTGTCGGCAGCCCTGAAAACCAGCGAAACCGTGTAAAAGTTACAGGTCCTGTTATGTTCCTCTGCCATGATGAAGAATACAAAGAAATAGGGGCTGATATCGAGATCGCCCTGCCTGTATCTGGCAGGATCTCAGTCGAAGACCCGAAAATGGAAGTGAAAACACTGCCTGCTATAAGAGCTATCTCAGTGGTCTACCGGGGCCCGTATCCGGGAGTCGAAGCTGGTTACAACCAGATTTTCTCGTATGCCAGAGAGAATAACCTGGAAACCTTGAGCCCTGACAGAGAATTGTATTTCAATAGCCCTGAAGAAGTTCCTGAAGAAGAGCTTATGACTGAAATTCAGGTCCCGATAAGGGAGAAGTAA
- a CDS encoding nicotianamine synthase family protein translates to MVDAIGESLELSETVLKEILDLYKAIRELSDEEILSFSSDRPEKLFMRLDALITRDLGSDVVSILLNKQELEPIFVLLNRFRNLYTVRLETGYAKEILASQSPWVVLEEFPFYKNYLRLIQTEYEGFGLKAGDRIFFLGSGPLPLTLIVFFKYHAVNGTGIEQNPERARLSIETLDKLGLSKDITIINGSHLSMNPIDFLDPATGVKAFIIAAQAGPKKEILDYLLKVIPSGCRISYRIYEKGLMKLLNRDFLLDLPDGYREYKRIRPEPPAYNTVIFLEKKINCSGIPE, encoded by the coding sequence ATGGTTGATGCGATTGGTGAGAGTCTGGAGCTTTCAGAGACTGTTCTCAAAGAAATACTCGATTTGTATAAGGCCATAAGGGAACTCTCTGATGAAGAGATCCTATCCTTCTCTTCGGACAGGCCCGAAAAACTGTTCATGAGGCTGGATGCTTTAATCACCCGGGATTTGGGAAGTGATGTAGTTTCTATTCTCCTGAATAAACAGGAACTGGAACCGATTTTCGTTCTCCTGAACCGGTTCAGAAATTTATATACGGTGAGGCTGGAAACCGGATATGCAAAAGAAATTCTTGCGAGCCAATCTCCCTGGGTAGTCCTTGAAGAATTTCCCTTTTACAAAAATTACCTCAGGCTGATCCAGACAGAATACGAAGGTTTCGGGCTAAAAGCCGGGGACAGGATTTTCTTCCTCGGGAGTGGCCCTCTTCCCCTGACGCTCATCGTTTTCTTCAAATATCATGCAGTAAATGGCACAGGAATAGAGCAGAACCCTGAAAGGGCAAGACTTTCAATAGAAACGCTTGATAAGCTCGGGCTTTCTAAAGACATCACCATAATTAATGGGAGTCACCTCTCCATGAACCCAATTGATTTCCTAGATCCTGCTACCGGAGTAAAGGCTTTCATTATAGCTGCCCAGGCTGGACCTAAAAAAGAAATTCTCGATTATTTACTAAAAGTAATACCGTCAGGCTGTAGGATTTCTTACAGAATTTACGAAAAAGGCTTAATGAAATTGCTAAACCGGGACTTTCTGCTTGATTTGCCAGACGGTTACAGGGAATATAAACGAATCCGGCCCGAACCTCCCGCATATAACACAGTCATTTTTCTAGAAAAAAAGATTAATTGCTCCGGAATTCCGGAGTAG
- a CDS encoding winged helix-turn-helix domain-containing protein, whose amino-acid sequence MAKSLQQIVDIGEALSHPVRLKLLYLLAERERYVYELAKDLNLSRQVVNLHLKRLEKAGFVESDLRLEDDDLRAKKFYRLKEFEVSLGMEDLKRIFE is encoded by the coding sequence ATGGCAAAATCACTTCAACAAATCGTGGATATCGGCGAGGCCCTCTCTCATCCCGTAAGGCTTAAACTGCTTTACCTGCTGGCCGAAAGGGAGAGATATGTATACGAACTCGCCAAGGATCTGAATCTCTCAAGGCAGGTAGTAAACCTGCATTTAAAACGCCTGGAGAAAGCCGGATTTGTTGAAAGTGATCTCAGACTTGAAGATGATGATCTCAGGGCCAAGAAGTTTTATCGGTTAAAGGAGTTTGAGGTTTCTCTCGGGATGGAAGATTTAAAACGGATTTTCGAGTGA
- a CDS encoding PepSY domain-containing protein, with amino-acid sequence MRKSIIAILLGILFIGVSGAAVVSAVASDNAGSNYGSGSMNRWAARNTDSGPRYGNFSDCPYFNSNSTAKLEVKTVDEALEIAKTEIDSNVSKEDISQMRRWWIVSYQDEDGVYKQARIDAVSGEVFTDYPVCTGAQTGNRYGRGQGYCRA; translated from the coding sequence ATGAGGAAATCAATTATAGCAATTCTTCTGGGAATACTGTTTATAGGGGTTTCCGGAGCAGCAGTAGTCAGTGCAGTTGCTTCGGATAATGCAGGGTCAAACTATGGTTCTGGGTCAATGAACAGGTGGGCTGCAAGGAACACGGATTCTGGCCCACGTTACGGCAACTTTTCCGATTGTCCTTACTTCAACTCAAATAGTACTGCGAAACTTGAGGTCAAGACTGTAGATGAAGCACTCGAAATTGCAAAGACAGAAATCGACAGCAACGTTTCCAAAGAGGACATTTCTCAGATGCGTCGCTGGTGGATTGTTTCCTATCAGGACGAGGACGGAGTTTACAAGCAGGCAAGAATTGATGCCGTCAGTGGTGAAGTGTTTACCGATTATCCCGTTTGCACAGGAGCGCAGACAGGAAACAGATACGGCAGAGGTCAGGGCTACTGCAGGGCATAA
- a CDS encoding ABC transporter ATP-binding protein, with the protein MNIVETRDLSKFYTFGSGLRVEALREVNVEIKEGEFVSFMGASGSGKSTLLNIIGCLDQPTSGSVFIEDTEVDYRNSSYLVRLHRQTIGFVFQAFNLISTMDALENVCYPMHFNRISRSQQKQRATELLDLVGLGDRIHHLPSELSGGEQQRVAIARALANNPRLILADEPTGNLDSVTGKKITDLMKDINREQKISFIVATHAYDMARVADRVVKLSDGELTS; encoded by the coding sequence ATGAATATTGTTGAAACCAGAGACCTATCAAAGTTTTATACTTTTGGTTCCGGACTGCGTGTAGAAGCTCTCAGGGAAGTAAATGTTGAAATTAAAGAAGGGGAATTTGTTTCCTTCATGGGCGCTTCCGGATCCGGAAAGTCCACTCTGCTTAACATTATTGGCTGCCTTGATCAGCCTACTTCTGGCAGCGTTTTCATAGAAGATACCGAAGTTGACTACAGAAATTCATCCTATCTTGTCCGACTCCATAGACAGACGATAGGTTTTGTATTCCAGGCTTTCAATTTAATATCTACAATGGACGCCCTGGAAAATGTCTGCTATCCAATGCATTTTAATCGGATTAGCCGTTCCCAACAAAAGCAGAGAGCAACTGAACTTCTTGATCTTGTTGGACTTGGAGATAGAATACATCACCTGCCCTCGGAGTTATCTGGAGGAGAACAGCAAAGAGTAGCCATAGCCAGGGCTCTTGCGAATAATCCCAGACTTATTCTGGCCGACGAGCCCACTGGAAACCTTGATTCGGTTACCGGGAAAAAAATCACAGATCTTATGAAAGATATAAATAGAGAACAGAAGATTAGTTTTATCGTTGCAACCCACGCCTATGACATGGCCAGAGTTGCAGATAGGGTTGTGAAGTTAAGTGATGGTGAGCTTACTTCCTGA